One Campylobacter concisus DNA segment encodes these proteins:
- a CDS encoding winged helix-turn-helix domain-containing protein encodes MSEQIRELITKLLNPKGRLDCGAAFRIAAKLGVEIGEVSDEAEKMGVKIDNCELGQFGGLENGRGKYTVMTQLKQMTDEKGRILCKDARDAAAGVGLKTIRSTLKDYKIDVKYCQLGCFKEKKGKKMRVKTKTWIENDEGELIFGKGKTEVLDVIAEVGSISKAAEILGMNYKKCWNHLQILQKNLKEELFTTKQGGGENAGTTLNERAHELINAYRQLQNDIEDFADKRFKELFLKKDGEKKDATKDDANDKNK; translated from the coding sequence ATGAGTGAGCAAATCCGCGAACTGATAACAAAACTGTTAAATCCAAAGGGCAGGCTAGACTGCGGCGCGGCGTTTAGGATCGCCGCAAAGCTAGGCGTAGAGATCGGCGAGGTTAGCGACGAGGCTGAAAAAATGGGCGTAAAGATCGACAACTGCGAGCTGGGACAATTTGGCGGGCTAGAAAACGGACGCGGCAAATACACCGTGATGACGCAGCTAAAGCAGATGACCGATGAAAAGGGCAGAATCCTGTGCAAAGACGCTAGGGACGCGGCTGCGGGCGTGGGGCTAAAGACGATCCGATCAACGTTAAAAGACTATAAAATCGACGTAAAATACTGCCAACTGGGATGTTTTAAGGAGAAGAAAGGAAAAAAGATGAGAGTAAAAACCAAAACTTGGATAGAAAACGACGAGGGCGAGCTTATCTTTGGCAAGGGTAAAACCGAAGTCCTAGACGTCATCGCCGAGGTCGGCTCGATCTCAAAGGCCGCCGAAATCCTAGGCATGAACTATAAAAAATGCTGGAATCATCTGCAAATTTTGCAAAAAAATCTAAAAGAGGAGCTCTTCACTACCAAACAAGGCGGCGGCGAGAACGCCGGCACTACGCTAAATGAGCGCGCACACGAGCTCATAAACGCCTACAGGCAGCTACAAAACGACATCGAGGATTTTGCGGATAAGCGCTTTAAGGAGCTATTTTTGAAAAAAGACGGCGAGAAAAAAGACGCAACCAAAGACGACGCAAACGATAAAAATAAATAA
- the fdhD gene encoding formate dehydrogenase accessory sulfurtransferase FdhD has translation MQPIFTTQITKFKGAQKSVVDDILVREIKLEIYINGKRFGALMATPTDQEALAAGYLISENLIASPEDIESIELSSDALSVRVKAKINEKRLEQFDEEKVIISGCGRSSTANIDPGAMAARSVKTDVKFNKDEILRQMGQFYTQCELYEMTGCVHTAKLFVNGEQFYIGEDIAQHNTIDKAVGKAILAGAQLQNSFLMVSGRLSSEMVAKAVMHGIPVLVSRTAPTSLGVVIARKFNLTLCGFARGENINVYSGAERIYE, from the coding sequence ATGCAACCTATTTTTACGACCCAAATCACCAAATTTAAAGGCGCGCAAAAAAGCGTCGTTGATGATATTTTGGTGCGCGAGATCAAGCTTGAGATCTACATAAACGGCAAGCGTTTCGGCGCGCTCATGGCGACTCCGACCGATCAGGAGGCTCTAGCTGCTGGCTATCTCATCAGCGAAAATTTGATCGCAAGCCCTGAGGATATCGAGAGCATAGAGCTTTCAAGCGACGCTTTAAGCGTGCGGGTAAAGGCTAAAATCAACGAAAAGCGCCTCGAGCAGTTTGACGAGGAAAAGGTGATAATCAGCGGCTGCGGACGCAGCTCGACGGCAAATATCGACCCGGGGGCTATGGCGGCGCGCTCCGTAAAGACCGACGTCAAATTTAACAAAGACGAAATTTTGCGCCAGATGGGGCAGTTTTACACGCAGTGCGAGCTTTACGAGATGACGGGCTGCGTGCATACGGCTAAGCTTTTCGTGAACGGAGAGCAGTTTTACATCGGCGAGGATATCGCTCAGCATAACACCATAGACAAAGCCGTCGGCAAAGCTATACTAGCCGGCGCGCAGCTGCAAAATTCGTTTTTGATGGTGAGCGGCAGGCTCAGCTCCGAAATGGTCGCAAAAGCCGTCATGCACGGCATCCCAGTGCTCGTCTCGCGTACGGCTCCGACTAGTCTTGGCGTCGTGATAGCGCGTAAATTTAACCTAACGCTGTGCGGCTTTGCTCGCGGCGAAAACATAAACGTGTATAGCGGCGCAGAGAGAATCTATGAGTGA
- a CDS encoding helix-turn-helix domain-containing protein produces MGTVNFREVLKEELKNPEFKAQYDALEDEYKAIEALIDARSEAGLTQSELAKRMGITQSAVARIESGAYNIKYKTFFNYIKACGKRVAIV; encoded by the coding sequence ATGGGAACCGTTAATTTTAGAGAAGTTTTAAAAGAAGAGCTAAAAAATCCGGAATTTAAAGCGCAATACGATGCGTTAGAGGACGAATATAAAGCCATAGAAGCTTTAATAGACGCCAGAAGCGAAGCCGGGCTAACTCAAAGCGAGCTAGCTAAAAGGATGGGCATAACCCAATCAGCCGTAGCTAGGATAGAAAGCGGAGCGTATAATATCAAGTATAAAACATTCTTTAACTACATAAAAGCTTGCGGTAAAAGAGTGGCGATAGTTTGA
- a CDS encoding type I restriction endonuclease subunit R, with the protein MTPDTSENKIQQNSINLLQSSGYKFISREENLRLRGGKSSEVLFREILIKKLGEINGYEYKGKRYKFSQSNILKAVDELAGVSLNEGLMVANERITNLLLLGTSLEENLEDGTRRSFSFKFIDFENLQNNDFYATEEFEVSRVSQSDVQKHRRPDIVLFINGIPIVVIELKKSSVSFENGIKQLEKEQGKDEIAHLFKYIQLTIAANGSGARYGTTGTPFKFYSVWKEQNEAKAKESLKSVINSREVSALDMTLFALLSKDRLLRLVRHYIVFDKKMKKVCRYQQFFAIEETLKRVSAKKDGARVGGLIWHTQGSGKSLTMVMLTKLLKQIYINSKIIVVTDRIDLDGQIHETFENTDVKAGRASSGSDLVEKLQSGISVITTLVHKFEKVKNQKVAVRDGDIFVLVDESHRTQGGDLHKAMKKALPLACYIGFTGTPLLKREKNSFAKFGGEIHRYTIDDAVKDGAVLPLLYEGRYVGQEVLDSDGLTRKFDLISKELSDEAKRDLQQKWARFERVASSEQRLELIAVDINEHFKKSLKMAKGGFKAMLATQRKYDAIKYHQIFEEFAELRSAYVISSNEHEELEGGHKEYVAKAWQETIKEYGSEEAYLKYVKDEFVNGDEIDLLIVVDKLLTGFDAPRASTLYIDKQLKEHNLLQAIARVNRLYDGKDYGYIIDYRGLLGELDEALTSYASLSGFDPEDLTGAVIDVRSEIVKAKTYYTHLDGLFSDVKFKDDLESYVAVLEDVQKRDDFKEWLSQFARAFKLALSSEKICDILSEEEIKAYKQRVKFYNELRKAVQLRYHEACDFGKYEAQMQKLLDTYVSAKEVNELTKLVNIFETEFDDEVQRVEGKNAKADTIISAVSAVVKEKMESNPAFYKSIAKQIQDVIDEYKAKRLSEEEKLAKAKQLKDLITGALKPNEDRYPKEFNGKEILFAIYDNLLDILGNVELADIETVAKNLSMKFYEIYEQASKKPEWHKNMDVENEITSAMEDALWDVEDEYGVSIDDKEKIYQTIRGIGISFYAK; encoded by the coding sequence ATGACCCCAGATACTTCAGAAAATAAGATCCAGCAAAACAGCATAAATTTACTTCAAAGCTCGGGCTATAAATTTATAAGCAGGGAGGAAAATTTAAGGCTTCGTGGCGGTAAATCAAGCGAGGTTTTGTTTAGGGAAATTTTGATCAAAAAGCTTGGCGAGATAAATGGCTACGAGTATAAGGGCAAGCGATATAAATTTAGCCAAAGTAACATTTTAAAGGCGGTCGATGAGCTAGCTGGGGTATCTTTAAACGAAGGGCTAATGGTCGCAAACGAAAGGATCACAAATTTACTCTTGCTTGGAACCAGTTTAGAAGAAAATTTAGAAGATGGGACGAGGAGGAGCTTTTCTTTTAAATTTATAGACTTTGAAAATTTACAAAACAATGATTTTTATGCAACGGAAGAATTTGAAGTAAGCAGAGTAAGCCAGAGCGATGTGCAAAAGCACAGAAGGCCTGATATTGTGCTTTTTATAAACGGTATACCAATAGTCGTGATCGAGCTTAAAAAATCAAGCGTAAGCTTTGAAAACGGCATAAAACAGCTTGAAAAAGAGCAGGGCAAAGATGAGATAGCGCATCTTTTTAAATACATCCAGCTAACCATCGCAGCAAATGGAAGCGGGGCAAGATACGGCACTACTGGAACGCCGTTTAAATTTTATAGCGTGTGGAAAGAGCAGAACGAAGCAAAAGCAAAAGAGAGCCTAAAGAGCGTGATAAATAGTAGAGAGGTGAGTGCGCTTGATATGACGCTCTTTGCGCTACTATCTAAAGATAGACTGCTAAGGCTAGTTAGGCACTATATAGTGTTTGATAAGAAAATGAAAAAGGTTTGCCGCTATCAGCAGTTTTTCGCTATCGAGGAGACACTAAAGAGGGTATCGGCGAAAAAAGACGGAGCAAGAGTGGGCGGACTCATCTGGCACACGCAAGGAAGTGGCAAGTCGCTCACGATGGTGATGCTAACAAAGCTTTTAAAGCAAATTTACATAAACTCAAAGATCATCGTAGTAACTGACAGGATAGATCTAGATGGGCAGATACACGAGACCTTTGAAAACACGGACGTAAAAGCAGGGCGAGCAAGTAGCGGAAGCGATCTGGTAGAAAAGCTTCAAAGCGGCATTAGCGTGATAACTACGCTCGTGCATAAATTTGAAAAGGTAAAAAACCAAAAGGTAGCGGTAAGAGACGGCGATATATTTGTGCTAGTAGATGAGAGCCACCGCACGCAAGGCGGCGATCTGCATAAGGCTATGAAAAAGGCGTTGCCTCTTGCTTGTTATATAGGATTTACTGGCACGCCACTTTTAAAACGCGAGAAAAACAGCTTTGCCAAATTTGGCGGAGAAATACATAGATACACGATAGATGATGCGGTAAAAGACGGAGCCGTGTTGCCGCTACTTTACGAGGGGCGATACGTCGGTCAAGAGGTGCTAGACTCTGATGGGCTAACTAGGAAATTTGATCTCATATCAAAAGAGTTAAGCGATGAGGCTAAAAGAGACTTGCAACAAAAGTGGGCGAGGTTTGAGCGTGTGGCTTCGAGTGAGCAAAGGCTAGAGCTCATAGCGGTTGATATAAATGAGCATTTTAAAAAGAGTTTAAAGATGGCAAAAGGCGGCTTTAAAGCGATGTTAGCTACGCAAAGAAAATACGACGCCATAAAATATCATCAAATTTTTGAAGAATTTGCAGAGTTGCGGAGTGCCTACGTGATATCAAGCAACGAGCACGAGGAGCTTGAGGGCGGGCACAAAGAGTACGTCGCAAAGGCGTGGCAAGAGACTATAAAAGAGTACGGCAGCGAAGAGGCGTATCTAAAGTACGTAAAAGACGAATTTGTTAACGGCGACGAAATAGATTTGCTTATCGTCGTGGATAAGCTTTTGACGGGATTTGACGCGCCAAGAGCAAGCACGCTTTATATAGATAAGCAGCTAAAAGAGCATAATCTGCTTCAAGCAATAGCTAGAGTAAATAGGCTTTATGACGGAAAAGATTATGGCTACATTATTGATTATAGAGGGCTTTTAGGCGAGCTTGATGAGGCGCTTACTAGCTATGCGTCGCTAAGTGGCTTTGACCCGGAGGATCTAACTGGGGCCGTGATAGACGTAAGAAGTGAGATCGTAAAGGCTAAGACCTACTATACTCATTTAGACGGGCTTTTTAGCGATGTCAAATTTAAAGACGACTTGGAGAGTTATGTGGCAGTTTTAGAGGATGTGCAAAAAAGAGACGACTTTAAAGAGTGGCTGTCGCAGTTTGCTAGAGCTTTTAAACTAGCGCTTTCGAGTGAGAAAATTTGCGATATCTTAAGCGAAGAGGAGATAAAAGCTTATAAGCAAAGGGTTAAATTTTATAACGAGCTAAGAAAGGCGGTGCAGCTAAGGTATCATGAGGCTTGCGACTTTGGCAAATACGAAGCACAGATGCAAAAGTTGCTTGATACTTATGTGAGCGCAAAAGAGGTCAATGAGCTTACAAAACTCGTGAATATCTTTGAGACGGAATTTGATGATGAGGTGCAAAGAGTCGAAGGTAAAAATGCAAAAGCCGATACGATAATCAGCGCCGTAAGTGCGGTGGTAAAAGAAAAAATGGAGTCAAATCCAGCGTTTTATAAATCAATAGCCAAACAGATACAAGACGTCATCGACGAGTATAAGGCTAAAAGACTTAGCGAAGAAGAAAAACTTGCCAAAGCAAAACAGCTAAAAGATCTGATAACAGGAGCTTTAAAACCAAACGAAGATAGATATCCAAAAGAGTTTAACGGCAAGGAAATTTTGTTTGCCATTTATGATAATTTGCTTGACATTTTAGGCAATGTGGAGCTTGCAGATATAGAGACGGTCGCTAAAAATTTGAGTATGAAATTTTATGAAATTTACGAGCAGGCCTCAAAGAAACCAGAATGGCACAAAAATATGGACGTGGAAAACGAGATAACAAGCGCGATGGAAGACGCTCTTTGGGATGTCGAGGACGAATACGGCGTATCTATCGATGATAAAGAGAAAATTTATCAAACTATCCGTGGTATAGGGATAAGCTTTTATGCAAAGTGA
- a CDS encoding M48 family metallopeptidase, which produces MQSDVKIIKKDVKNITLKVRPNGEAILTAPNSANDEHIKFIMQKRAQWISQKRAFFASFKTPQKEYVSGEDFSYLGRSYRLKVVQSKEERVKIQRGYLELFVKDKSDLKRKENLIYGWYYEKATLYFFNILQEFNKIVKQDIKSVKIRQMKTRWGSCNPYKSYINLNIELIKKPKACIEYVVFHELAHLLYPNHSKKFYDYLTLYMPDWQKRKEILERV; this is translated from the coding sequence ATGCAAAGTGACGTAAAAATCATCAAAAAAGATGTAAAAAATATCACTTTAAAAGTTAGGCCAAACGGCGAAGCGATACTAACTGCGCCAAATTCGGCAAACGATGAGCATATAAAATTTATCATGCAAAAAAGAGCCCAGTGGATATCGCAAAAACGGGCGTTTTTTGCTTCGTTTAAGACGCCGCAAAAAGAGTATGTAAGCGGCGAAGATTTTAGCTATCTTGGACGAAGCTACCGGCTAAAAGTGGTGCAATCTAAGGAGGAGCGCGTAAAGATACAAAGAGGTTATCTGGAGCTATTTGTAAAAGATAAAAGCGACCTAAAGCGAAAAGAAAATTTGATTTATGGGTGGTACTATGAAAAGGCGACGTTATATTTTTTTAACATCTTGCAAGAGTTTAACAAGATAGTAAAGCAAGATATCAAAAGCGTAAAAATAAGACAGATGAAAACAAGATGGGGGAGCTGCAATCCGTATAAATCATATATAAATTTAAACATAGAGCTTATAAAAAAACCAAAAGCATGTATCGAATATGTTGTATTTCACGAGCTTGCTCACCTGCTCTATCCAAATCACTCAAAGAAATTTTATGACTATCTAACGCTTTATATGCCTGACTGGCAAAAACGCAAGGAAATTTTAGAAAGAGTTTAG
- the ppa gene encoding inorganic diphosphatase, producing the protein MDVSKIKAGSNPDKINAVIEIPYGSNIKYEIDKDSGAVVVDRVLYSAMFYPANYGFVPNTLAADGDPADILVLNEYPLQAGSVIPCRLIGVLVMEDEAGMDEKLLAVPVTKIDPRYEAIKSYEDLPVATLNKIKNFFETYKILEPNKWVKVKEFQDANAAKEILDAAIKNYK; encoded by the coding sequence ATGGACGTTTCAAAAATCAAAGCTGGCTCAAACCCAGACAAAATCAATGCCGTAATCGAAATACCTTATGGCTCAAATATCAAATACGAGATCGATAAAGATAGCGGCGCAGTCGTGGTTGATCGCGTGCTTTACTCAGCGATGTTCTACCCAGCAAACTATGGCTTTGTGCCAAATACACTTGCAGCTGATGGTGATCCAGCTGATATTTTGGTTCTAAATGAGTATCCACTCCAAGCTGGCAGCGTCATCCCTTGCCGCTTAATAGGCGTTTTGGTGATGGAAGATGAAGCAGGTATGGACGAGAAGCTTTTGGCTGTGCCAGTTACAAAGATCGATCCAAGATATGAAGCGATAAAAAGCTACGAAGATTTACCAGTTGCAACGCTAAATAAAATTAAAAATTTCTTTGAAACTTATAAAATTCTTGAGCCAAACAAATGGGTTAAAGTCAAAGAATTTCAAGACGCAAATGCTGCAAAAGAGATTTTAGACGCTGCAATAAAAAATTATAAATAA
- a CDS encoding NirD/YgiW/YdeI family stress tolerance protein: MKKIIIAAISASIAMAGGFVSKHPSKNVISVKDALKLNDDTKVVLEGKIKSHLKSDKYEFIDKNGDVIVVEIDNNKWGNITVNEDTPLRIRGEIDKDLTKTEIDVDSVIIR; encoded by the coding sequence ATGAAAAAAATTATAATCGCTGCAATATCTGCTAGCATTGCAATGGCTGGAGGTTTTGTCTCAAAACACCCAAGCAAAAATGTTATAAGCGTAAAAGATGCCTTAAAACTAAACGACGACACCAAAGTTGTGCTAGAGGGTAAAATAAAATCACATCTAAAATCAGACAAATATGAATTTATTGATAAAAATGGTGATGTCATTGTCGTTGAAATCGACAATAACAAATGGGGCAACATAACAGTCAATGAAGATACACCTTTACGAATAAGAGGCGAGATAGACAAAGACCTTACGAAAACAGAGATCGACGTAGATAGCGTAATCATAAGGTAG
- a CDS encoding adenylate kinase: MKNLFLIIGAPGSGKTTDASIIAQQDEKFAHFSTGDLLRAEVASGSELGKLIDGFISKGNLVPLDVVVNAIVSAIKSSNKSNIIIDGYPRSVEQMTELDKVLSEQDKISLKGVIEVDVSEDVARARVLGRARGADDNNEVFNNRMKVYLDPIKPIRKFYSEKELLHVVNGERGIDEIVADIKNLLAKLL; this comes from the coding sequence ATGAAGAATTTATTTTTAATCATCGGCGCTCCAGGCAGCGGCAAAACAACAGACGCATCGATCATCGCACAGCAAGATGAGAAATTTGCACACTTTTCAACTGGCGATCTTTTAAGAGCTGAAGTCGCAAGTGGTAGCGAGCTTGGCAAACTGATAGACGGCTTTATCTCAAAAGGAAATTTGGTCCCACTTGACGTTGTTGTAAATGCGATCGTCTCAGCTATCAAAAGCTCGAATAAATCAAACATCATAATCGACGGCTATCCAAGAAGCGTTGAGCAAATGACTGAGCTTGACAAAGTCTTAAGCGAGCAAGATAAAATTTCTCTAAAAGGCGTCATCGAAGTGGATGTTAGCGAAGATGTGGCAAGAGCTAGAGTGCTTGGCCGTGCAAGAGGCGCTGACGACAACAACGAAGTCTTTAATAACCGCATGAAAGTCTATCTTGATCCGATAAAACCTATCCGCAAATTTTACAGCGAAAAAGAGCTACTTCACGTGGTAAATGGTGAGCGTGGCATCGACGAAATCGTAGCTGATATCAAAAATTTACTAGCTAAACTTTTATAA
- the aspS gene encoding aspartate--tRNA ligase: MRSHYCTDLSKADIGKEVILCGWANTYRDHGGVIFIDLRDVSGLIQLVCDPADSKEAHDIAAKVRDEYVLKAKGKVRARGEGLTNPKLKTGEIEVIVSELIIENPSEALPFMIGDESVNEDIRLKYRFLDLRSERLQNIFKMRSRAAIAARNSLDKMGFIEFETPVLTRATPEGARDYLVPSRVYPGQFYALPQSPQLFKQLLMCSGFDKYFQIAKCFRDEDLRADRQPEFTQIDIEMSFVEQEDIINMAETMLKDIFKACGHDIKTPFRRMSYKEATETYGSDKPDLRYDLKMVDVIDIFERSSNEIFSSIAKDKKKNRIKALKVPNGDNIFSKREMNRFEEFVRKFGAQGLGYFQMKEEGLKGPLCKFFEQSDLDEIISRCELKVGDVVFFGAGKKKIVLDYMGRFRIFLAEQMGIINQDKLEFLWVLDFPMFEQNDDGSYSAMHHPFTMPKNIDEPDLEDILSIAHDVVLNGFELGGGSIRIHKNDIQQKVFKLLGIDEAEQREKFGFLLDALTFGAPPHGGIAIGFDRLNMLVNKASSIRDVIAFPKTQRAQCPLTKAPSHASNEQLRELGLRIREKEQKA, encoded by the coding sequence ATGCGAAGTCATTATTGCACCGATCTTAGCAAAGCTGATATCGGCAAAGAAGTAATACTTTGTGGCTGGGCAAACACATATAGAGATCATGGAGGCGTCATTTTCATCGACTTAAGAGATGTTAGTGGGCTTATTCAGTTAGTTTGTGACCCAGCTGACAGCAAAGAAGCACACGATATTGCTGCAAAAGTAAGAGATGAATATGTCTTAAAAGCAAAAGGAAAAGTAAGAGCTAGAGGCGAAGGGCTGACCAATCCAAAGCTCAAAACTGGTGAGATAGAAGTGATAGTAAGCGAGCTGATCATTGAAAACCCAAGTGAAGCGCTGCCATTTATGATAGGTGATGAGAGCGTAAATGAGGATATCAGGCTAAAATATCGCTTTCTAGATCTTAGAAGTGAACGCTTGCAAAATATCTTTAAAATGCGCTCTCGTGCAGCGATCGCAGCTAGAAACAGCCTAGACAAAATGGGCTTTATCGAGTTTGAAACTCCAGTTTTAACACGTGCAACCCCAGAAGGTGCTAGAGACTACCTAGTACCAAGCCGTGTATATCCGGGTCAATTTTATGCACTCCCACAAAGTCCACAGCTATTTAAACAGCTTTTGATGTGTTCTGGCTTTGATAAGTATTTTCAGATAGCAAAATGCTTCCGTGACGAGGACTTAAGGGCTGATCGACAGCCAGAATTTACCCAAATAGATATCGAAATGAGCTTTGTGGAGCAAGAAGATATCATAAATATGGCTGAAACGATGCTAAAAGATATCTTTAAAGCCTGCGGACACGACATCAAAACGCCATTTAGACGCATGAGCTACAAAGAGGCCACTGAGACTTACGGCTCAGATAAGCCAGACCTCAGATATGACCTCAAAATGGTCGATGTAATCGATATTTTTGAACGCTCAAGCAATGAAATTTTTAGCTCTATCGCAAAAGACAAGAAGAAAAACCGTATCAAAGCGCTAAAAGTGCCAAATGGCGACAACATCTTTAGTAAGCGCGAGATGAATAGATTTGAGGAGTTTGTGCGTAAATTTGGCGCACAAGGGCTTGGCTACTTCCAAATGAAAGAAGAAGGACTAAAAGGCCCACTTTGCAAATTTTTCGAGCAAAGCGATCTTGACGAGATCATCTCAAGATGTGAGCTAAAAGTTGGCGACGTAGTATTTTTTGGCGCTGGCAAGAAAAAAATCGTGCTTGATTATATGGGAAGATTTAGAATTTTCCTAGCTGAACAAATGGGTATCATCAATCAAGACAAGCTTGAGTTTTTATGGGTGCTTGACTTCCCAATGTTTGAGCAAAATGACGATGGAAGCTACTCTGCGATGCACCATCCATTTACTATGCCAAAAAATATAGACGAGCCTGATCTTGAAGATATCCTCTCTATCGCTCACGACGTCGTCCTAAACGGCTTTGAGCTTGGCGGCGGAAGCATAAGAATTCACAAAAACGACATCCAACAAAAAGTCTTTAAACTTCTTGGCATAGATGAAGCCGAGCAGCGTGAGAAATTTGGCTTCTTGCTTGATGCCTTGACATTTGGTGCGCCTCCGCATGGTGGTATCGCGATCGGCTTTGACAGATTAAATATGCTTGTAAATAAAGCAAGCTCGATCCGCGACGTCATAGCATTCCCTAAAACACAGCGCGCTCAGTGCCCACTCACAAAGGCACCAAGCCACGCCAGCAACGAGCAGCTTAGAGAGCTAGGACTAAGGATAAGAGAAAAAGAGCAAAAGGCTTAA
- a CDS encoding NAD(+) kinase, whose amino-acid sequence MKNEQKFNTFCTKKVGLIAKDYPLFRQDLEKLEKILKKYNAEILFEKSCAKRIEKNGFELIKLAKECEFLITLGGDGTIISTCRKLAHISPLVLGIHAGRLGFLTDITIGESEKFFKDFFDDKFEVETPFMLDVTLHKNDGKTEQKIAFNDAVIVSKNGGSMTHIEAFLNEKYFNSYYGDGVIAATPAGTTAYNMSANGPIIYPLSEVFALTPICSHSLTQRPVVLTKNHTVKFKTKSDAILVIDGQDRFDMSKISAVSMSLSDKKARLIRHIGRDYFQILKEKLHWGYND is encoded by the coding sequence ATGAAAAATGAACAAAAATTTAATACTTTTTGCACAAAAAAAGTAGGACTTATCGCGAAAGATTATCCATTGTTTAGGCAAGATTTAGAAAAATTAGAAAAAATTTTAAAAAAGTATAACGCAGAAATTTTATTTGAGAAAAGTTGTGCCAAGCGTATAGAAAAAAATGGTTTTGAGCTTATAAAATTGGCAAAAGAGTGCGAATTTTTAATCACGCTTGGCGGTGATGGCACTATAATCTCAACTTGTAGAAAACTAGCTCATATCTCGCCGCTTGTTCTTGGCATACACGCTGGTAGGCTCGGATTTTTAACGGACATCACGATTGGCGAGAGTGAGAAATTTTTTAAAGACTTTTTTGATGATAAATTTGAGGTGGAAACGCCTTTTATGCTTGATGTGACGCTTCACAAAAATGATGGCAAAACTGAGCAAAAGATAGCATTTAACGACGCAGTCATCGTTAGTAAAAATGGTGGCTCAATGACGCATATTGAGGCATTTTTAAATGAAAAATATTTTAACTCGTATTACGGTGATGGTGTCATAGCAGCCACTCCAGCAGGCACTACGGCTTACAATATGAGTGCAAATGGCCCAATTATCTATCCTTTAAGCGAGGTCTTTGCACTAACTCCCATTTGTTCGCACTCGCTCACGCAGCGTCCAGTCGTGCTTACCAAAAATCACACGGTTAAATTTAAGACAAAAAGCGATGCTATTTTGGTAATAGACGGTCAAGATAGGTTTGATATGAGTAAAATTTCAGCCGTCAGCATGAGCCTCAGCGATAAAAAAGCTAGGCTGATACGCCATATCGGTAGAGATTATTTTCAAATTTTAAAAGAGAAACTTCACTGGGGTTATAATGATTGA